A genomic region of Streptococcus suis contains the following coding sequences:
- a CDS encoding ABC transporter ATP-binding protein, whose product MLKINHLSKQFAGNEFYSLKDVSLEINKGEIVGLIGKNGAGKSTLMKLMAKSLKPSSGTITYKGTDIFSQDNLLADFGIMIDPVFYPEMTVMDNLKFYLDLHGKKELYPNIEKTLKLVELWDARNRKPKGFSFGMKQRTALAIALVAEPDFLILDEPFVGLDPIGVQKLIDILKQWSSERQISMLISSHQLGELEALCSRYVYIESGELAEAFEGKSHPSVLVQLDTTKKLDSVEALLNDHVVLEGEVLEISTATPTSELNRIFGVLARQELIVKLEVKENHLKEIFTKG is encoded by the coding sequence ATGCTTAAAATCAATCATTTATCAAAGCAGTTTGCAGGAAACGAATTTTACTCACTAAAAGATGTGAGTTTAGAGATCAATAAGGGCGAGATTGTTGGTCTGATTGGGAAAAATGGAGCTGGAAAATCCACGCTCATGAAATTAATGGCCAAGTCCCTAAAACCAAGTTCAGGAACCATTACTTATAAGGGTACGGATATTTTTAGTCAGGATAATTTGTTGGCAGATTTTGGGATTATGATTGATCCAGTCTTCTATCCAGAAATGACCGTTATGGACAATCTTAAGTTTTATTTGGACCTGCATGGGAAAAAAGAGCTCTATCCAAATATTGAGAAGACTTTGAAATTGGTAGAGTTATGGGATGCTCGTAATCGGAAACCAAAGGGATTCTCGTTTGGTATGAAACAACGGACTGCTTTGGCGATTGCCTTGGTTGCGGAGCCAGATTTCCTTATCTTAGATGAGCCGTTTGTGGGCTTGGACCCGATTGGTGTTCAGAAATTGATTGATATTTTGAAGCAGTGGTCGAGTGAGCGACAAATTTCCATGTTGATTTCGAGTCACCAACTAGGTGAGCTGGAGGCCTTGTGCAGTCGCTATGTCTATATCGAATCGGGAGAATTGGCAGAGGCTTTTGAAGGCAAATCTCATCCAAGCGTACTCGTGCAGTTGGATACGACTAAAAAACTAGATTCTGTAGAGGCTTTGCTCAATGACCATGTGGTGCTAGAGGGGGAAGTGTTAGAGATTTCCACTGCTACACCTACAAGTGAGCTAAATCGGATTTTTGGTGTGCTGGCTCGTCAAGAATTGATTGTGAAACTAGAAGTGAAAGAGAATCACTTGAAAGAAATCTTTACGAAAGGGTAG
- a CDS encoding Msa family membrane protein — protein MIFILLLSLFYICLTVVSSQLLLSLSVPILLLLTYLLPPIVNSICLGLQKDNSWKAWSAGIFPTMSMIFYAAFAYITSSNGQWAQFSQLNTVSDDVMSVEVASNLLAPSQILFVAVVYYGIAFATYFIQQTGRQKEKGVIYA, from the coding sequence ATGATATTTATTCTACTATTGAGTTTATTTTATATTTGTTTGACAGTTGTTAGTTCGCAACTACTGTTAAGCCTTTCGGTTCCTATTTTGCTATTGTTGACCTATTTGCTACCACCCATTGTCAATTCAATCTGTCTAGGATTGCAAAAGGATAATTCTTGGAAAGCATGGTCAGCAGGCATTTTTCCAACAATGTCAATGATATTTTATGCTGCTTTTGCCTACATTACGAGTAGCAATGGTCAGTGGGCTCAGTTTTCTCAACTGAATACAGTTTCAGACGATGTCATGAGTGTCGAGGTAGCTAGTAATCTGTTAGCTCCATCACAAATACTATTTGTTGCTGTAGTGTACTATGGCATAGCTTTTGCTACATATTTTATTCAACAAACAGGTCGTCAGAAAGAAAAAGGAGTTATTTATGCTTAA